From Topomyia yanbarensis strain Yona2022 chromosome 1, ASM3024719v1, whole genome shotgun sequence, one genomic window encodes:
- the LOC131690918 gene encoding uncharacterized protein LOC131690918, giving the protein MTESEIKQKLDKVFRKNSNISHISTFKTITHDTKAKDLTEEQKLAFIAMMRMAVDPHQREWKRRLEQINARNESLPVEQRAHHRRKPADTVSHKRKRLRRKVAEMRSQKRFPLPAESRSDPARRYGFIPTSQRKVNLADYAKVNKK; this is encoded by the exons atgactGAATCCGAAATCAAACAAAAACTAG ATAAGGTTTTCCGGAAAAACTCAAATATATCGCACATTTCCACCTTCAAAACCATCACTCACGATACAAAAGCAAAAGATCTCACGGAAGAGCAGAAGCTAGCATTCATAGCAATGATGCGTATGGCCGTGGATCCCCATCAAAGAGAATGGAAAAGACGCCTAGAACAAATTAACGCTCGGAACGAATCTCTCCCGGTAGAACAACGTGCCCACCATCGGCGGAAGCCTGCAGATACCGTCTCTCACAAGCGTAAGCGGCTGAGGCGAAAGGTAGCAGAAATGCGAAGCCAGAAGCGATTTCCCCTTCCAGCGGAAAGCCGATCTGATCCAGCAAGACGCTATGGATTTATTCCAACTTCGCAGAG